The DNA segment TGTTGTGTTAGTTCCTTATATGCTTGAGCAACTATTTTACCTGCATTGTTAAAGATAAATGCCCGGTTTCCAGTTGTTCCCAAGTCCAACGCTAGGATATAGCCGGAAGATGATATCTGCATAGGCTTTAGTTAAAAGGCGATCGCTCTACCTATCCTACAAATATTTGTGTCTCTCTACATATTTGGATAGTTTAGGCGATCGTCTTTCTGTTTCATCCCCGTGAGGGGAAGTGATTAAAAACCTTAATTTTCAAGGCTTGGTGGTTGAGCATCCTTTAGTGTTTTCATCCCCGCAGGGGGTAAGAGACTAAAAACATTTTTTCTATGTGTGGCACAGAAGGTTTGGAATGGAAGTTTCCATCCCCGCAAGGGGTAAGAGTTTAAAAACAAGGGCGTTGCTGATTAGTGGGATGATTTTTGTATCACGCATACTGCAAGCGGAACTCGAAGAGTAGGCGCAAAGAATCAATATTCTGCTTTGTATAAAAGTCTCAATTCATCCCGCATTTATACAACGCCAACAAGATGTTGCTCAAGGTAGAGGCGGTTTTATAAAGTTTCCATCCCCGTGAGGGGTAAGAGATTAAAAACTCTGGATTATATTGTATGCAACGTAGGTTGCTCAATATATTTGTTTCCATCCCCGTGAGGGGTAAGAGATTAAAAACTGTCTATGATAGGGCAAACAAGGCATAATATGTCTTTTATGTTTCCATCCCCGTGAGGGGTAAGAGATTAAAAACAATTTTTTAGGTTGCCACAAAAGCAACCGAACAGTTAGGGTTTCCATCCCCGTGAGGGGTAAGAGATTAAAAACTGAAAGCGCTCAGCGCCCGCTGGGTAGATCTGACTCGATCGTTTCCATCCCCGTGAGGGGTAAGAGATTAAAAACAAGATGAAATCGACCAAGCGTGGAGCGCTGGTCAGCATACTGTTTCCATCCCCGTGAGGGGTAAGAGATTAAAAACAAGTAGAAGAAGCTCGCAAAAAGGCTGCAACTGCTTCAAGTTTCCATCCCCGTGAGGGGTAAGAGATTAAAAACTGCTGGAGCAATTCCAACTGGTTGGGCTGGTATGATATATAGTTTCCATCCCCGTGAGGGGTAAGAGATTAAAAACCCTACACTTACAGAAAGCTTACCAAATAAGACTTACAGAACTGTAAAACTGAGGGGGGTATATTTTACCTGTCAATAGAGATCGCTTATTGACAATAACTACATCATCAAGGTGACTCAAACCCTTATAGGGTAAGCTATCTGAGGGGGTCAACGAGATAATAAGCTTTTCAGGCTTTAGGCGACCCCCTCAGGTTACATTTCTTAATAAAATAACTTGACGAAACTAACCATTCGATTACAAGTTAAGAATATAGCGGTTTGCAGTTGAGTCTAATACAGACTTAACCTCCAGAGTAAGCCTTAAAGCCTGTCTCCTTGTAGGATAGAAGTCAAAACGTATTGCAGACAAACGAGAAACGCTATATGTACTTATTTAATTTTCAAGGTGCAGATGTTTGTAAAAACAGTACCATAGCAAACTCCAAAAGGCAAAGCTTTTGTTAAAACTGCCGCATATTTCTACTTACCGGGTCAAAACCTCTAGAAAATTTCGTAGTTTCGTCATAATAAGCACCAGTTAAATCTGCTCCATACAACTTAGACAAGTTGAGTTTAGCTCCCCGCAGATTTGCTTGATTCAGCTTCACGCCGCACAAATTAGCTCTAGTCAAATTAGCATTGGCTAAGTTGGCTTGACTCAAATCGGCTCCCCAGAGTTTGGCTTTCGCTAGGTTAGCGCCGCTTAAGTCTGCTCCCCATAAATTTATTCCAGGTAAGTAGACTCCAATCAGCTTGGCTCTAATTAGGTTCGCGGCGGGAAAATACCTTTCCCCTGCTGCATAACGGCGTTTGATTGCTTCAGCATCCATGAATTGCATTTACCTTCTTGAGTAAGAAAGAAGTTATCTGTTCCCATTCCTGATTTAACTCCCCAACAAACTCTGGCTGACTGCTGCGTTGATACCAATAACGAGCATTATTCAAATCGCCTTCTTTGCGATGTAAGTACCCATGAACCCAAGCACTATCAACATCACTGGCGTTTTGTACAATCTCATGAGCTTGGTTCCAATCACCTTGTTTGTCATACCACAGAGCTTGCAGCGCCTTCGGTAGGGTTTGAGGACATGAGCGCTGTTTTTCCATCAATCGCAGAAATTCTTCTGTATTCATAATCGCCACTCAGCAATTATCAGACCTCCATTTCCAAGATACCTTGTAGATTGCTAGTGTAGAGAGATGAAGAGAACACCAAAAAATAACAATTCAAAATTAAATTTATTAAGGTGGGCATTGCCCACCCTACGGGTTACCAATTACCAATTACCAATTACCTAAATCTTACCTAGTTGTTCCCTACCTTTAACTTCCCGATTTCCTTTGGGAACAATTTCAAACTCAAAATTACCGACGAGATGGTCATCTACATAGACATATATTATATGTTTACCAGGTGGATCACCTGGTGCGATCGTCCAAAAGTTTTCAATCACTCCGTCCTTTGGTAACTGGGTGCGTTTGGTGACTGCTTCTGTACCATCTGCTGATAATGTAAAATTTTCACCGTTATCTGTAGCCCAAGTTTCTGGGGGTTTTGGTAAGCGCAGAACTTCGCGCCATGTCACTTGACCTTTAACATCTTGAATTTGAATCCGCCAACCGTATTTACTACCCTCTTCTAGCGGAACTCTGATTGTTGGGGTGAAGTTAAATTTCCCTCCAGCGTCACGGACTGCTACACCAAACTCAGCTTTACTGATATTTATCGGTTGAGCTTTGTTTGGCTGCAACTTAGGGGTTGACTGAGAAAGTGTCATCGCATTGTTGGCTAAGGCTGAGGTATGAATAAACCCAGTCATCAGCAAAGAAGAAGTTAGTACAACTGTCGCAGCCAAAATTCTCATTCTTATCAATTTTTTGGTCAGTTACTAGTACATATTCAACTACTTTTTGTGCATCTCCGGTAGGGGTAATGCGGGAATTTTTTCGGTAACACATTTATCCGCAAGATAGTCAAACT comes from the Nostoc sp. PCC 7120 = FACHB-418 genome and includes:
- a CDS encoding pentapeptide repeat-containing protein, which codes for MDAEAIKRRYAAGERYFPAANLIRAKLIGVYLPGINLWGADLSGANLAKAKLWGADLSQANLANANLTRANLCGVKLNQANLRGAKLNLSKLYGADLTGAYYDETTKFSRGFDPVSRNMRQF